A window of Streptomyces sp. NBC_01689 genomic DNA:
CTCAGGCAGCGGACCGGGCTGAGCCTGGCCGCGCTGGCCGCCGTCACCCCGTTCAGCAAGTCGACCTGGCACCGCTATCTGAACGGCGATCAGTTCCCGCCACGCTCGGCGGTCGAGTCCCTCGGCCGGCTCGCGCAGACCGATCCCGGTCCCCTGCTCTCCCTGTGGGACGCCGTGTCCAGGAGCCGGTGCGGAGCGGTCGGCCTGCCCGCGCAGGCCCCGCCCCCACGGGTCCCGTCACCACAGGGCCAGGCCCCGGACGCGCCGGTTCGGGGCCGGCGCGTCCGGTCGCCGCACCGCGCCGTCATCGCCCTCGCGGCGGTGGCGGCCGCGACGATGGCGGTCACCGCGGGCGCCGCCGAGGTCCTCGACACCGATCCCGCGCCCGCCGCCGCCTCCTGCCGCGGCCACGGTTGCCAGGGACTGTTCCCCACCTCCGAGACCTGTGGCCGTGACGCGCGTACGGAGAGCGCGGTGCGGCGCGCGGGCGAGGTCGTGCTGCTGCGGTTCTCCGCGTCGTGCTCCACGGTCTGGTCCGAGGTCCGCACCCGAGCCGGCGGGGCGCGGGAGATCTCCGTCCGGGCCGGCCGGGACGAACTGTCCGCCACCTATCCGGGCGACCCGGCGGACGGCTACAGCAGCCCGATGCTGGCCGCGGCGAGCCCGCGCGGAGCGGAGGCCTGCGCCGAGGTGGCCGGCCGCGTCGCGTGCACCGCACCCGTCGGCGCGGCCCCCTTCGGCGCCGTCCGGCGGTGACTCCCGCCGGGACGCGGGAGCACCGCACCGGCGTCCGGGAACACGGGACCCGTCCCCGATGCTGTCCCCACTGGAGGTGACCGGCAATGGCCGATGAACAGGCAGCAGCCCCGTACCGGATCGAGCACGACTCGATGGGAGAGGTCAGGGTGCCCGCGGACGCGAAGTGGCGGGCCCAGACCCAGCGGGCCGTGGAGAACTTCCCCGTCTCGGGGCAGCGGCTCGAACGCGCGCACATCGAGGCGCTCGCCCGGATCAAGGCGGCGGCGGCCAAGGTCAACGCCCGGCTCGGGGTGCTCGACAAGGACGTGGCCGAGGCGGTCCAGGAGGCCGCGTCCGAGGTCGCCGAGGGACGCTGGGACGCGCACTTCCCGGTGGACGTCTTCCAGACGGGCTCCGGCACGTCCTCGAACATGAACGCCAACGAGGTCATCGCCACGCTCGCCACCGAGCGGCTCGGCCAGGACGTCCACCCCAACGACCACGTGAACGCCTCGCAGTCCTCGAACGACGTCTTCCCCTCCTCGATCCACATCGCCGCCACCGCGGCGGTGACCCGGGACCTCGTCCCCGCGCTCGACCACCTCGCCACCGCCCTGGAACGCAAGGCGCGGGAGTTCGCCGACGTCGTGAAGTCGGGGCGCACCCACCTGATGGACGCCACCCCCGTGACTCTCGGACAGGAGTTCGGCGGATATGCGGCCCAGGTGCGCTACGGGATCGAACGGCTGAACGCCTCGCTGCCCCGGCTCGCGGAACTGCCGCTGGGCGGGACGGCCGTGGGCACCGGCATCAACACGCCGCCCGGGTTCTCCGCCGCCGTGATCGCGGAGGTGGCGCGGGACACCGGACTGCCGCTCACCGAGGCCCGCGACCACTTCGAGGCGCAGGGCGCGCGGGACGGCATCGTCGAGACGAGCGGACAGCTGCGGACCATCGCGGTCGGACTGACGAAGATCGCCAACGACCTGCGCTGGATGTCGTCCGGACCGCGCACCGGCCTGGCCGAAATCAGCCTCCCCGACCTGCAGCCGGGTTCCTCGATCATGCCGGGCAAGGTCAATCCCGTCGTCCCCGAGGCCGTGCTGATGGTCGCGGCCCAGGTGACGGGCAACGACGCGACGGTCGCGGTCGCCGGTGCCGCGGGCAACTTCGAGCTCAACGTGATGCTCCCGGTCATCGCGAAGAACGTCCTGGAGTCCGTCCGGCTGCTCGCGGCCGTCTCCCGGCTGCTCGCCGACCGGACCGTCGACGGGATCGTCGCGCACCGCGAACGGGCCCGCGAGTACGCCGAGTCGTCGCCGTCCGTCGTGACACCGCTCAACAAGTACATCGGGTACGAGGAGGCCGCCAAGGTGGCCAAGAAGGCGCTGGCGGAGCGCAGGACCATCCGCCAGGTCGTCCTCGACTCCGGGTACGTGGAGCGGGGCGACCTCACCCTGGAGCAGCTGGACGAGGCGCTGGATGTCCTGCGGATGACGCATCCGTGACACCACCCCCCGCACCGGCGAACGCCGGATGACACCTCTGTTACGCCCTGCGCGCCATGCCGGGAACCGTGACGCGCACCGCAGCGTCGCGTGCCTGGGGCACCTAATATCTGTTCATGGCAGAGGGTGGAGCGGTGAGACGAGTGGCAACGGGCGGCCCGGCGACGTACTGGGCCCCCGGGAGTCACATCCTGTGGCGGTACCGGGAGAACGCCGGTGAGCGCTTCCACATCTGCCGTCCCGTGACCGTCGTACGGGACGACGCGGACCTGCTCGCGGTATGGATGGCGCCCGGCACCGAATGCGTCAAGCCCGTGCTCGCCGACGGCACCCCGGTGCACGGAGAACCGCTGGAGTCCCGCTACACCAAGGCGCGTTCGGTGCGCCGGGACCGCTGGTTCGGCACCGGGGTGCTGAAGCTGGCGCGTCCCGGCGAACCCTGGTCGGTATGGCTCTTCTGGGAACCGGGGTGGCGTTTCAAGAACTGGTACGTGAACCTGGAGGCCCCGCTGACCCGTTGGGAGGGCGGCGTCGACTCCGAGGACCACTTCCTGGACATCTCCGTGCACCCGGACCACAGTTGGCGCTGGCTCGACGAAGACGAGTTCGCGCAGGCGCAGCGGGCCGGACTGATGGATACTCGACTGGCCGCGCAGGTGAGGGAGGCGGGTCTGCGCGCGGTGGAGGTGATCCGCGCCTGGGGCACGCCGTTCGCGGACGGCTGGCAGCACTGGCGTCCGGATCCGTCGTGGCCGGTTCCGGCCCTGCCCGATGACTGGGACCGTACGCCCGCGCACGT
This region includes:
- the fomD gene encoding cytidylyl-2-hydroxypropylphosphonate hydrolase, whose product is MAEGGAVRRVATGGPATYWAPGSHILWRYRENAGERFHICRPVTVVRDDADLLAVWMAPGTECVKPVLADGTPVHGEPLESRYTKARSVRRDRWFGTGVLKLARPGEPWSVWLFWEPGWRFKNWYVNLEAPLTRWEGGVDSEDHFLDISVHPDHSWRWLDEDEFAQAQRAGLMDTRLAAQVREAGLRAVEVIRAWGTPFADGWQHWRPDPSWPVPALPDDWDRTPAHVSS
- a CDS encoding class II fumarate hydratase; protein product: MADEQAAAPYRIEHDSMGEVRVPADAKWRAQTQRAVENFPVSGQRLERAHIEALARIKAAAAKVNARLGVLDKDVAEAVQEAASEVAEGRWDAHFPVDVFQTGSGTSSNMNANEVIATLATERLGQDVHPNDHVNASQSSNDVFPSSIHIAATAAVTRDLVPALDHLATALERKAREFADVVKSGRTHLMDATPVTLGQEFGGYAAQVRYGIERLNASLPRLAELPLGGTAVGTGINTPPGFSAAVIAEVARDTGLPLTEARDHFEAQGARDGIVETSGQLRTIAVGLTKIANDLRWMSSGPRTGLAEISLPDLQPGSSIMPGKVNPVVPEAVLMVAAQVTGNDATVAVAGAAGNFELNVMLPVIAKNVLESVRLLAAVSRLLADRTVDGIVAHRERAREYAESSPSVVTPLNKYIGYEEAAKVAKKALAERRTIRQVVLDSGYVERGDLTLEQLDEALDVLRMTHP
- a CDS encoding helix-turn-helix domain-containing protein translates to MTVKRQPLLPDPSDDAERPDEEFLVERLRGLRQRTGLSLAALAAVTPFSKSTWHRYLNGDQFPPRSAVESLGRLAQTDPGPLLSLWDAVSRSRCGAVGLPAQAPPPRVPSPQGQAPDAPVRGRRVRSPHRAVIALAAVAAATMAVTAGAAEVLDTDPAPAAASCRGHGCQGLFPTSETCGRDARTESAVRRAGEVVLLRFSASCSTVWSEVRTRAGGAREISVRAGRDELSATYPGDPADGYSSPMLAAASPRGAEACAEVAGRVACTAPVGAAPFGAVRR